Genomic DNA from Streptomyces capillispiralis:
GAGTCGTCGCGTACAGCGGGCGGGTCGTCGGCGGCGAGTTCGGTCGCGTAGGCGCGCAGCAGGTCGTGGAAGAGGTAGCGGCCCGGCAGGTGCTCGTCGAGCAGGTGGGCCTGGACGAGTTCGTTGAGGAGCCGGCGGGTGTGCCCCACGGTGCGTGCGATGAGGCTGGCGGTGGCGCGTAGGGAGATGTCTGGGCCGAGGTGGTGGGCCAGGAGACGGAACAGGCGGCCCGCTTCCTCGCTGAGTGTGCGGTACGACCAGGAGAAGACGGCACGGATGTTGGTGACGGTGTCACTCTGATCGGTACTCAGCGCGTCGAAGGTCTCCTGGCTGTCGGTGAGTTCCCCCGCGATCGCCGCGAGGGGGAAGGCGGGGTGGGCGGCCGCGCGGGCGGCGGTGATCGCGAGGGCGAGCGGCAGGTGCGCGCAGTGTTCCGCGATGCGTCTGGCCGCCTGGGGCTCGGCGTCCACCCGGGCGGTGCCCAGTCGCCGGCGCAGGAACTCGTCGGCCTCCTGCGTGGTGAGCGTGCCCAGCGGGAGGGACAGCGCCTCGTGCTGCGTGATCAGCGGCATCAGCTGGTTACGGCTGGTCACGATCACCAGGCATCCGGGAGTGCCCGGCAGCAGCGGCACCACCTGACCGGCGTCACGGGCGTTGTCCAGGAGGAGCAGCATCCGCCGCCCCGCCAGAAGACTGCGGTACCGCGCCGCCAGCGCGTCCGTGTCATGGGGCAGTTGCGACGGTTCGGCACCCAGCGACTCCAGCAGCACCCGCAGGGCCCGCCCCGTGTCCAACGGCTCGCCCGACGGGTCGAACCCGCGCAGGTTGACGTACAGCTGCCCGTCCGGATAGTGATCCGCCACCCGGTGGGCGAGATGCACGGCGAAGGTCGTCTTGCCCACTCCCGCCGTCCCCGTCACCGCGGCTATCACCACCGCCGCCGCCTGGGTCTCCTCCACTACGCCCACCGCCAGCTCCGACTGGGTCCGGCGCCCGATGAAGGCGGTCACGAAGCGCGGCAGTTGGTTGGGGGACGTACGGGACGCGTCGGAATGGCGGCCGGGGCCGGGAGCGGGGGTGGCGGTCGACTCCGCCATCAGGGCGGGGTCGGCGCGCAGCATCCGCGTGTACAGGGACTGCAGATGCGGTCCGGGGTCGACGCCCAGTTCGTCGGCGAGCAGGCGCTGCCCCTCCTGGTAGGTGCTGAGCGCGGTGGCCTGCTGGCTGGAGCGGTACAGGCCGAGCATCAGCAGCGCGCGCAGTTCCTCGTGCAGGGGGTTCTCGGTGACCAGGGCGGTCAGCTCCGCGAGGGTCTGCCTGCTGGTCCCGAGGTCGAGTTCCGCGGCGAGACAGGCCGTCAGGGTCTCGAGCCGGAGCCGCTCGAGACGGGCCCGGTGGAGGTCGGCGAAAGCCGCCCTGATACCCGTCAGCGGGGCCCCGTGCCACAGGTCGAGGCCCTGGTGCAGCAGTTTCACCGCGCCGGCGATGTCACCGGACCTGCGGGCCCGTTCGGCTTCCGCGGTCAGTCCCG
This window encodes:
- a CDS encoding AfsR/SARP family transcriptional regulator — translated: MQEPLRFTLLGAVTATRGSQEIMLGPPQQRGLLARLLLAEGTPLSATVLIDALWGDSAPDTAVNTVRIYAHRLRKALEPDVGLEASVIQSQGDGYRLRISPHQTDLGVFTGLTAEAERARRSGDIAGAVKLLHQGLDLWHGAPLTGIRAAFADLHRARLERLRLETLTACLAAELDLGTSRQTLAELTALVTENPLHEELRALLMLGLYRSSQQATALSTYQEGQRLLADELGVDPGPHLQSLYTRMLRADPALMAESTATPAPGPGRHSDASRTSPNQLPRFVTAFIGRRTQSELAVGVVEETQAAAVVIAAVTGTAGVGKTTFAVHLAHRVADHYPDGQLYVNLRGFDPSGEPLDTGRALRVLLESLGAEPSQLPHDTDALAARYRSLLAGRRMLLLLDNARDAGQVVPLLPGTPGCLVIVTSRNQLMPLITQHEALSLPLGTLTTQEADEFLRRRLGTARVDAEPQAARRIAEHCAHLPLALAITAARAAAHPAFPLAAIAGELTDSQETFDALSTDQSDTVTNIRAVFSWSYRTLSEEAGRLFRLLAHHLGPDISLRATASLIARTVGHTRRLLNELVQAHLLDEHLPGRYLFHDLLRAYATELAADDPPAVRDDSRRRALDHYLHSARHATEALDPHLGRIAHQAPGEGVGPEAFPDRAAATAWYAAEHQVLLRCIEQATAHHYDDHAWRLAVTTFHYLDRHGQWPDVRTSHEHALASARRLGDSMAEAFVLKGLTKAHGFLGDLDGARRYAELTLERFSAHPDMSRYSESHRYLTWVGEAHHPLVWVGESHRHLAWVAYQQGDAAVAFEHTRKAYELHSLGDNASLVAKTLNSLAYCRIALSEYDEAVTHCHEALKLMREAKDMCGEADVLDTLGNALQHRGDHAQAAAAYEQSVVLARQYGNAVWDVADTLRRMGEARLSLDDRAAARAAWSQALALIESLVFPGAERMRRRLEDLMSESE